One Apostichopus japonicus isolate 1M-3 chromosome 7, ASM3797524v1, whole genome shotgun sequence genomic region harbors:
- the LOC139970215 gene encoding uncharacterized protein, with protein sequence MATPDETATTMSKPEPPQESSITAVNLRLPPFYPNDPALWFGQVESLFVTRRITSQDTKFAFVISSLQPEVAQEIRDILLTPPSKNRYDFLKSELIKRTSQSEQKRLRQLLTTEDLGDRKPSQLLRRMYQLLGDQQLESSILKQLFLQRLPTNVQLILASTSEQVDIHGLASLADKILEVTPSPVVAAVVDSVPAIAATPQVAQTSISPDTTHLVALVDKLSLQVEELTRTVQQLKQRSRSRSRPRGRSPAGNPSFCYFHNSFGDNARKCRPPCKHPKSQDLLNKQASN encoded by the coding sequence ATGGCAACACCAGATGAAACCGCTACGACCATGTCTAAACCCGAGCCGCCACAAGAGTCGAGCATTACGGCAGTTAATCTTAGACTACCCCCATTTTATCCAAACGACCCCGCCCTGTGGTTTGGTCAGGTAGAAAGCCTTTTCGTTACACGCCGTATTACCAGCCAAGATACCAAATTCGCCTTTGTCATTTCTTCTCTCCAACCGGAAGTGGCGCAGGAAATTAGGGACATACTCCTCACCCCACCATCCAAGAACCGGTACGACTTTCTAAAGTCCGAGCTCATAAAGCGTACATCTCAGTCGGAACAAAAGCGCCTACGCCAGCTGCTGACCACTGAAGACCTCGGCGACAGAAAACCGAGTCAACTACTGCGTCGCATGTACCAACTCCTCGGAGACCAGCAACTCGAGAGCTCTATCCTGAAGCAACTCTTCTTACAACGGTTGCCCACGAATGTTCAGCTCATTCTCGCTTCTACCTCCGAGCAAGTTGACATCCACGGTTTGGCCTCGTTGGCCGACAAAATTCTAGAGGTTACTCCCTCACCAGTCGTCGCCGCAGTCGTTGACTCCGTACCAGCCATCGCAGCCACTCCACAAGTTGCACAAACATCAATTTCACCCGACACAACTCACCTCGTCGCTCTAGTGGATAAGCTATCCCTACAAGTAGAAGAGCTCACCAGGACCGTCCAGCAGCTAAAACAACGCTCCCGCTCCCGTAGTCGTCCTCGTGGCCGTTCACCAGCTGGCAACCCAAGCTTTTGTTACTTTCACAACAGCTTTGGGGATAATGCAAGAAAGTGTCGCCCCCCTTGCAAACACCCGAAGTCCCAGGATCTGTTAAACAAGCAGGCCAGCAACTAG